In Streptococcus parasuis, the following proteins share a genomic window:
- the rpmF gene encoding 50S ribosomal protein L32: MAVPARRTSKAKKNKRRTHYKVAAPTVKFDETTGDYSRSHRVSLKGYYKGRKIAKAASAE, translated from the coding sequence ATGGCAGTACCTGCACGTCGCACTTCAAAAGCGAAGAAAAACAAACGTCGTACTCACTATAAAGTAGCAGCTCCAACTGTGAAATTTGATGAAACTACTGGAGATTACTCACGTTCACACCGTGTATCTTTGAAAGGATACTACAAAGGACGTAAAATCGCTAAGGCTGCTTCAGCTGAATAA